From the Nymphalis io chromosome 1, ilAglIoxx1.1, whole genome shotgun sequence genome, one window contains:
- the LOC126769352 gene encoding mediator of RNA polymerase II transcription subunit 30 isoform X1, producing MAGQGHQFPGNFQGNTGTMRTGFGGPMGGQMQAMPNQMTGVMGGPMGNSGMVGMANQMVPPYGAAMPGQMTNMGMGGQGMGTAMAGVGAGPGGLGSQAVQQQGGMQTAAAVQVAAAAPPPAPVAHPPQSKEFNTASLCKFGQETVQDIVSRTQDVFQTLKAIQPPNGTQHGENASNDKKAKMQEQLRTIRLLFKRLRLIYEKCNETCQGMEYTHMESLIPIKDEADNKALDERRNTESYRLALEENRELTEQVVLKNKQLKEVITNLRTIIWEINVMLTMRRS from the exons ATGGCGGGACAGGGACATCAATTCCCTGGGAACTTCCAGGGTAACACTGGAACGATGAGAACGGGTTTTGGCGGGCCCATGGGTGGCCAGATGCAAGCAATGCCCAACCAAATGACCG gtGTGATGGGTGGGCCCATGGGTAATTCCGGTATGGTGGGTATGGCGAACCAAATGGTACCACCATATGGGGCAGCTATGCCAGGGCAAATGACTAATATGGGAATGGGAGGACAG gGAATGGGCACAGCTATGGCTGGAGTTGGAGCTGGTCCAGGTGGACTTGGATCACAAGCAGTTCAACAACAAG GAGGCATGCAAACTGCTGCTGCAGTGCAGGTCGCTGCTGCGGCGCCTCCGCCCGCCCCCGTCGCTCATCCCCCACAGAGCAAGGAGTTTAACACTGCTTCATTATGCAA attTGGCCAAGAAACTGTCCAAGATATAGTAAGTAGAACACAAGATGTGTTCCAAACTTTAAAAGCCATCCAACCACCGAATGGAACACAACACGGTGAAAATGCAAGTAATGATAAAAAAGCTAAAATGCAAGAACAGCTTCGTACCATAAGACTCTTGTTTAAGCGGCTAAGACTGATCTATGAGAAATGTAATGAGACATGTCAG GGCATGGAGTATACCCACATGGAAAGTCTAATTCCAATAAAAGACGAAGCGGATAACAAGGCTTTAGACGAGAGGAGAAACACAGAATCATACAGACTAGCGTTGGAGGAAAACAGAGAATTAACGGAACAG gtGGTACTCAAAAATAAACAGCTGAAGGAAGTAATCACGAATTTAAGAACTATAATTTgggaaataaatgtaatgttaacAATGCGTAGATCATAA